One Ardenticatenales bacterium DNA segment encodes these proteins:
- a CDS encoding peptidoglycan DD-metalloendopeptidase family protein yields the protein MISGKGLYVWRAHEVLRRMNMNATEAARTAKNAGIEHIIIKIADGGDPFPIPDQDPGGHRERATQDLINALKAENITVWGFSFVYGQRTMPEDQARVFADRAKQFGLKGLVLNAENIGNNKWSTTEGGKRASALTRSLRQEMGDDVLLALSTYRFPKFQPGFPFDAFMEECDIAMPQIYWAMLGGKEGDAITNLTESYEDYKDRFPRKLFIPTGAAYGETQADNTYWSATPRQIERFLTQAKTLALPAVNFWSWEHAFNDPGNTRVGGTALWDAIANFRYDPTNPSDSGLPFIEQEEELVINVGEPGYFDGLHTQFPKAGFTPFTRLGQSMKFARSVGSTPSSVWAIWMPDITTSGKYNVSAWIPGLHATTRRARYYVHGVVGENQPVPVDVNQQRFSDVWVSLGIFELDANNPSSGQVNLTNFTGEEGREVGFAGIRWHKVVEGTPGVLLADGFDAPIGTDAERHGAQVWPGMWVDVNPYGSLYTLRGKSVLHTGADLNLNLPGHFDADAHAPVFAVASGEVTFAGFREAWGNLVVIRHDPLTPGGPRVYSRSAHLERMDVQTGDRVRRGHVIGRIGQGDPQNPVPFHLHFDISPTEALFVNPGDWPGLDQGRIDRDYVDPRAFIRQNRPQ from the coding sequence ATGATTTCAGGAAAAGGATTGTATGTCTGGCGGGCGCACGAAGTGCTGCGGCGGATGAATATGAATGCTACGGAAGCGGCACGGACGGCGAAAAATGCCGGCATCGAACACATCATCATCAAAATAGCGGACGGGGGCGACCCCTTCCCCATCCCCGATCAGGACCCCGGCGGCCACCGCGAACGCGCCACCCAAGACCTGATCAACGCCCTAAAAGCCGAAAACATCACCGTCTGGGGCTTCTCCTTTGTCTACGGACAACGTACCATGCCCGAAGACCAGGCCCGCGTTTTCGCCGACCGCGCCAAACAGTTCGGACTCAAAGGCCTTGTCCTCAACGCGGAAAACATCGGCAACAACAAATGGTCCACGACCGAAGGCGGAAAACGCGCCAGCGCCCTCACCCGCAGCCTGCGCCAGGAAATGGGTGACGACGTCCTGCTCGCGCTCAGCACCTACCGCTTCCCCAAATTCCAACCCGGCTTCCCCTTTGACGCCTTCATGGAAGAGTGCGATATCGCCATGCCCCAAATCTACTGGGCAATGCTCGGCGGCAAAGAAGGAGACGCCATCACCAACCTCACCGAATCCTACGAAGACTACAAAGACCGCTTCCCCCGTAAGCTCTTCATCCCCACAGGCGCAGCCTATGGCGAAACTCAGGCGGATAACACCTACTGGAGCGCCACCCCACGCCAGATCGAACGCTTCCTGACGCAAGCCAAGACCCTGGCCCTGCCCGCCGTCAACTTCTGGAGCTGGGAACATGCCTTCAACGATCCGGGCAACACCCGCGTCGGAGGGACGGCTCTGTGGGACGCCATCGCCAACTTCCGTTACGATCCCACCAATCCAAGCGACAGCGGCCTCCCCTTTATCGAACAGGAAGAAGAGCTAGTTATCAACGTTGGCGAACCTGGCTACTTCGACGGCCTGCACACCCAATTCCCCAAAGCCGGATTCACACCCTTCACGCGCCTGGGCCAGAGCATGAAATTCGCCCGGAGCGTCGGCAGCACGCCCAGCAGCGTTTGGGCCATCTGGATGCCCGACATTACCACGTCTGGCAAATACAACGTCAGCGCCTGGATCCCTGGCCTGCACGCCACCACTCGCCGCGCCCGCTACTACGTCCACGGCGTCGTCGGTGAGAACCAGCCGGTCCCTGTGGACGTCAACCAACAGCGTTTCTCCGATGTCTGGGTGTCGCTGGGTATTTTTGAGCTGGACGCCAACAACCCATCCAGTGGCCAGGTGAATCTCACCAATTTTACGGGTGAAGAAGGGCGCGAGGTGGGTTTTGCCGGCATTCGCTGGCACAAAGTCGTGGAAGGCACACCCGGCGTCCTCCTCGCAGACGGATTCGACGCGCCCATCGGCACGGATGCCGAACGCCACGGTGCCCAGGTATGGCCAGGCATGTGGGTGGACGTCAATCCTTACGGTTCGCTCTACACACTGCGCGGCAAATCCGTGCTGCACACAGGCGCGGACCTCAATCTGAATCTCCCCGGCCACTTCGACGCCGACGCCCACGCGCCCGTTTTCGCCGTTGCCAGCGGGGAAGTCACATTTGCCGGATTCCGCGAGGCCTGGGGCAACCTCGTCGTCATCCGTCACGATCCCTTAACACCGGGTGGCCCGCGCGTCTATTCCCGCTCCGCCCACCTGGAGCGGATGGACGTGCAGACGGGTGATCGGGTGCGCCGCGGCCACGTCATTGGCCGCATTGGGCAAGGCGATCCACAAAATCCGGTCCCCTTCCATTTGCACTTCGACATCAGTCCCACCGAAGCTCTGTTTGTCAACCCAGGTGATTGGCCCGGCCTGGATCAGGGCCGAATTGACCGCGACTATGTCGATCCGCGGGCGTTTATTCGCCAAAATCGACCGCAATAA